TGCAGCATCGATCATGATAAGCAGTTCCATCAGGTTTTCAGCCGGAGGGTTAGTTGTCTGAACAATGAAAACATCCCGGCCCCTGATGTTTTCTTTATATTTAACCCAAATCTCACCGTCGCTGAATCTCTTAAGGTCAAGATCGCCTAAATTCATTCCCAGATGAGCTGCAATTTTTTCTCCGAGCTTTGGGTTGGCGCTTCCGGAGAATATTTTAAATTCTATTTCGGACATTTTTCTGTCAAGTTTATAAAAATCTCACAAAGGAAATTCTAAATATACGGAAAACCACGGGGTAAGTCAACAAAACAATAGAGCATGAATTTTGCGCAAAGACTTAGAATTCCCCTTGGCCGTGTATATTTCTATCCGGGCACGCGGTGTGAGTTTGCCGGTACTTTAGGATCTATTTTTTCTAAAAAGAAATATAATTACAATTAGCAAAACAGCAAATGCCAATGAATATATCCAGACAGGGGTTTCCTTCAGCTTGAAGGGCCTGTATGTAGCCGTAATTGTCTTACCCATGCCGATTTCGGAGAGCTTATAGCGCCAGGTAAGCCTGTTTTTGCTGATTTCCTGGGCATTATGTGTAATAATGTCGCCAGGAAGGTAATAAACATAAGTCACTGTAAAGGAGCCTGCATCCACGCCGAAGCCGGTAGCCACGGGAGGGATAAACTGTGAGAATATTTTCTGTCCGGCTGCACCGTTTTTAATGGAAAAGTTGGCGTCCTTAAAGGCTTTGGTATTGTTCAGAGAGTCCAGATGCTGAAATGTAAATTCCACTTTTGCATGGATAGTTGTATCGGAGCTGTCTGCATAAACCTCAATTTTATCTATTTTGGCGTATTTTGAAGCAAATTCGTTTTTAATGGAGTCGGGATTGAAGATGCCGACCTGTTTGACAAAGAGGGAATCCTGTGTTTTTGTTGTTTTCATCCAGTAATGAACGAACATGTTCCCCGAGCCGTCAGTTTTAACGGTTGTTTCCTGATAATAATTAAGGCAACCATTTAGAAATAAAGTTGTATAAACCAAAAGCGCAATTAATTTACGATTCATATATCCTGCAAAAAAGTTATTGGCAAAAATAGCTAAATTTAGGATATTATTGCAATAAGCAGTACAAATTGTTTTCACTAACTTTTATAGAACGGGAAAAATCGCTATTTTTGCGTGTAATTAAATATTGAAAAGAGGTTTATAATGCCGACATACGATTATAAATGCACAGAATGTGGATATTCATTTGAGTATTTTCAGAAAATGACAGATAGTCTGCTTGAGGAATGCCCTCAATGCCACGGCAAGCTCAAGAGGCTTATCGGCCCGGGTGCAGGTCCCATCTTCAAAGGAACGGGATTCTACCAGACTGACTATAAGAACAAGGGCAATGGCTCAGGTTCATCAAAGAGCAAATCGGTTTCAATTCCGAAGAACATTTCCACATCCTCAGACACAAAGTAATTAAGTCCGGTTGATGCTGCCGGCCGCAAAAAGCCGCAGCACCAATTTGGCCTTAAAACACCACAAAAAAAGTCATACACCGGCAGGGCACGGCTTTAATAGAATATTCCAGGATTTCTTCAATTACTCCCTGAAGGCAACCTTATCAGCATAGCCTTACAAAAAACAGCGGCATCTTCATTTCCCATGGTGCAAACTAATTGGAATTGCCATTCATACCGGGCTTAAATAATATAAATTGTCGTTTGTCTTAAGAATAAAGGAGGAAATATATGAAGGCGGTTGTTTTCCACGGTTCCGGAGACATCAGGGTTGAGGTGGTAAAGGACCCTGAGATAAAGAATTCAGGAGATGCTATTATAAAAGTTACCTCGACGGCAATCTGCGGCTCCGATCTGCATCTTTACGATGGGTACATTCCAACTACTGAAAAGGGGGACATATTCGGGCATGAGTTCATGGGGGAGGTTGTAGAAAAGGGCAATGACGTAAAAAAGCTGAATGTAGGCGACAGGGTTGTAGTCCCCTTCCCTATTTCATGCGGAGAGTGCTACTACTGCAGGCAGCAGCAATACTCATTGTGTGATAACAGCAACCCTAACAGGAAAATGGCTGAAAAGGTCTACGGGTACTCCCCGGCCGGTATCTATGGGTATTCGCACCTTTTCGGGGGAATTCCGGGCGGGCAGGCCGAATATGTAAGGGTTCCGTATGCTGATGTAGGCCCGATCAAGGTCAATAACGGATTTACCGACGAGCAGGTACTTTTTTTGTCAGACATATTCCCCACGGGCTACATGGCAGCTGAAAACTGCGCATTAAAAGGGGGTGAGACCGTTGCTGTATGGGGATGCGGCCCCGTAGGGCAGATGACAATACAGAGCCTGTTCCTGCTTGGTGCTGGCAGGGTTATAGCAATAGACCGGGTGCCATACAGGCTGCAGATGGCAGAACGCCTGAGCAAGGCCGAGGTAATTAACTATGATGAGGATAAGAACGTAATTGAAAGGCTGAAAGATATGACGGGCGGACGCGGGCCTGACTGCTGCATCGATGCCGTGGGAATGGAATCGCATGGATCGGGACTCATGGGTTTTTACGACCGTGCAAAGCAGGCAGTGCGTCTTGAGAGTGACCGTCCAACCGCCTTAAGGGAAGCAATACAGGCATGCCGTAAAGGAGGAGTGGTTTCAATTCCGGGTGTATTCGGCGGTGTAGCAGACAAGATACCCTTAGGGGCTGCATTCAACAAGGGCCTGACGCTTAAGATGGGGCAGACACACGTACAGAAGTACATGGCTCCCCTGTTAAAAATGATAGAAGACGGAAAGATTGATCCCTCACAGATTATTACACACCGCATTAAAATTGAAGATGCGCCCCGCGGCTATGCAATTTTCAGAAATAAAGAGGACAACTGCGTAAAAGTCGTGATGAAGCCTTAATACCAGTTTTTAAGAACCGGCAGATACATGGCGTATAAATTAGCGAAGTAACTGCCGGTCCAGTAAAATTACTTAAAACACTCCCAGGCCGGCAATAAGTCTTATCGCCCCCACGAATACCGCCACCAGGCAAAGATACAATCCAAAAGTTGCCGGGCGGTTGGGCTGGCCGGGCTTTGTATTTTTCCTTGTAATATAACTTACAACGCCCCCAATAATTGCAAAGGGGATATTGATCCAGTTTAATGCACCCAAACAGGGGAAGAATCCGATTATGAAACCGATTATAGCCAGAACACCCCATGCGAAACTGATAACCTGCATTTCTTACCTCATTTATAAATTATAAGCTTTATTAGTTTTTTCAGAGTCTGATAAATAATTTTCTGAAATATAATTTTTTGAAAGCAAATCTCCCCAGAAAAACTAGCTGGTTTAAGACCAGGAGAGAGTAAAGCGCCAAAGAGGCGCGGTTAGAATTAAAGGCGTTTGTAAAGTCGCCCTTTGATATTTCTATAAAAGCCGTAGTCATGCCGCACAAGGGGCACTGCCCGAGGCCAAGCCTTTTACTTTCACATACAGGAGTAATTTTATATATAGTGCTTTCAGGCAGAACAAAGGGGACAGTCAGTATAAAAAGCGCGGCAATGCTAAGAGCTGCCCATACGATAAAAAAGCCCTGCCTGAATTCCTTCATTTAACTTTCTGCATTGTGGTTATATAATATAAATTTATCCCGGTTTATTTTCACCATGCAGAAGGAAATAAACTAAAAAAAACGGGAGGCCCTATTCCTGGGCCAGCCTGAGAGAAAAAGTAAACTCACTTCCCTGCCCCGGAACGCTCTCGACGCGGATGGTTCCGCCGTTTTTTTCCACGAATTCCTTTGAGAGCACCAGTCCCAGTCCAGTGCCCTTTTCTTTTGCAGTGCCTTCTGTTGAGACGCATTCATCAATCCGGAAAAGTTTTTCTTTTACTGCCTCAGGTATACCGACGCCCTCGTCGCAGACGGAAACGTTTACCATGTCGTTCTGCACAGAACTGAACAGGGCAATTCTTCCGCCGGGCTTTGTAAACTTAAGGGCATTTGAAACAAGGTTCCTGACTACGGCAGCGGTCATATTTTTATCTGCAAAGACCATAATCTGCGCTGGGATGCGGTTTTCCAGGATAATTTCTTTTTTCTGAATCTGGTCCTGGTAAAGCTCAATTACCGAGTAGAAGATATCGTTAAGCTTAAGAATTTCCGGAGAGAACTTAAGTCTACCGGTCTGGAGCCTGGCCCACTGGAGCAGGTTTTCAAGCAGCCTGAAAACCCCGTTTGCAGACTTGCTTATGCTTTCTGATAGGACCTTAACTTCCTCTATAGCCAGCTCATTTATGTGCGAGGCCAAAAAGTCCGAAATGCCCAATAAAGAAGTAAAGGGGCTCTTGAGGTCGTGAGCAATAATTGAGAAGAATTTATCCTTGCTTGAATTGCTTTTAGCCAGTTCCTCGGAATATTTCTTAATTTTATCCTCGGCCTTTCTGACCTCTGTAACATCTCTTGAGATGCCGACAATACCTATATAGTTGCCCCTGTAGTCAGTAATCGGAACCTTTGTAGCCGAGACATAGCGGTACTGGCCGTCAGCCCTTCTGATCTTTTCGACCTTTGAGATCAGGGCCTTGCCGGTATCTATAATATTCTTCTCATCCTTGAAAGCCTCAGAGGCGTGTTTTTTTGTAAAGAAGTCAAAGTCACTCTTGCCGATAGCCTCTTCAGGATCATTTAAGCCGAGGACTTGTGCCTGGGCCCTGTTTACCCTTACGAATCTGGAATCTTTATCCTTGAAGTAGATAGTATCAGGAATATTATTCATGAGAGAAAAGAGCAGGTCCTTTTCAAAAGCCAGTTCCTGGAGAATAACCTTGTTTTCCGCCTCAATATTTTCCAGATCCTTTACCCTTTTACGCAGACGCTCCAGTTCCTCTTTCTGGGATTCCGGCAGCATGTCTGTATTTTCTGTTTTCATAAAAACACTTCCATAAAAACACTGGGGAAATTTATTAAATCGGTTCTTAAGCTTTCTTTGAGTCCGAAAGATAATATTTTTTTACAAATAATCCTCTGTCTGAAAATAAATTAATGAGGATGAGACATCGTGGGCTGTTAAGGAGTGAAAAGAGAATAATAAAAGTATTCAGAATAAGAAAAAAATTAGGAAATTTCAAAAAATCTTTTTATATAATTATTACAGGGCACGCGGAAGCATAATTCTCCCTCTGGCAGAAGATGCCAGAATCCGGCATAAAACATTTTTGATTGTACAGAATCTGTTATCATTAGATAATTCCGTCACAGGTGAACGAATACCGAACCGATTACTTTTATTTTATGCATTAATTACAAAAGGAGGGCAAGATGCTGTATTTAGCATTAATACTGGCAGTCGTCATTTCCTTTGTTCTGGGAGCAGTACTGGTCTATGCACGTTTCAACAGCAAACAGACAAAGATACATAATCAGTATTTCCGTGAACTGCAGGAGAACTACAATCTTGAGCTTCAGAACAAATGGCTCAAGGAGTCTCTCCAGAAACTAAACTTGTTATAACTTCAATTAAAACCGGGACATAATTTTGCAGCCTTGTCAGTAAGAAAAAGCTGCAGAAAGTTTTCTCTTTCGCCACACACACACAGGACCGGGTCGCCCACACAGTGATTGTATCATGTCCTGAAGGCAGCATAAGCCGCCCGGCAGGGACATTTTTCAGGAGACAAAGTAAAGATGACGAACAAAGAATTTTTGCTCAAGGAGTACAGGAAGGCGCTCAGAAAGGGTTACTTTCATTATGCCTGGGTCATACTGCAGAATCTGCACAAAAAGGCGAAATATGAAAAGTTTAATGTCGAGTTTTCAAACCTTTACGTAAATGAGGACGGGATTTTATTCAACAGTTAATTATTACTTCTTTCCCATTCGTCTTTAAGTATGCTCATTCTGTAGAGGCTCCAGTACTCGTCGCCGACTCTGCGCACGTCCCTATGGAATCCCTCACGGACGAAGCCAGCTTTTTCATAGCAGGCAATGGCTGAGGTGTTAAAGTCGAACACGTTGAGTTCAATTCTATGCAGGTTCAGGTCCTCAAAGCCCACTTCCAGTATTTTTCTCATCATTTCCTGCCCGATCCCTTTTCCCCTGAAGTTTTCTGGGCCCACAAGCACGCGGCAGATGCAGGCCGATCCGTTTTTCCTGTCTATGCTGTTGAGTTCAATGTGCCCCAGGCTCTTTTTTGTCAAAGCATCCCCGACGGTAAAAATAAGCCTTGGGGGGCCGGGCTTTTCAGCCTCGCGGATATAATTTTCAAGCTGGGAAGTGGTCAGCGGGAAGGTAAAGATGGTGCCGGCCCACTGGTATAAAAGTATAGGGGAAGTAATCCAGTCTATAAGCTGGTGGAAATCCTCCCTTGTAAATTGTCTAAGCTCAATCATCCGTTCTAAAAGGTATTAGTGATTTATTCAGCTAAATTTAATATTTTACATTCATAATTCAAACCACAATCCTGTGAATCAAATGAAAAACAAAACACTTCAGAGAACAGTAGGGCTGGTGGTTTTCTTAATTACAGCAGTAATTTACTTTCTGACCGTACAGCCTTCAGTATCGTTCTGGGATCCGGGAGAAATAGCCTCTGCGTCGTACTCACTAATGGTTCCGCATCCCCCGGGCGGGCCGATGTGGCTCATAATCGGAAGAGTATTTTCTATGATCCCCTTTGCCGGGAGCATAGGTTTAAGGATCAATTCATTTTCAGTTCTTGCCAGCTGTTTTTCCGTGTTGCTGCTTTACCTGGTTGCAGTAAAGATAATTGAAAGCTACAGGGGGCGGGAATACAGGAATATGGCAGAGGCGCTTTTAACCTACATACCCGCTGCCATTGGGGCTCTTGCCTATGCATTCTGCGACACCTTCTGGTTCAACGCGCTCGAGGCAAATTACTTTGCCGTAAGCACACTTCTTTACTCTCTTGTTGTATGGCTTATGATGCTCTGGCATGAAAGATACAATTCGCCGGACAATGAGAAGTACATCATACTGATGGCCTACATAATAGGAATTTCAGCAGGCGTGCACCTGATGAGCATGCTGGCAATTTTAACTTTTGTAGGCGTTGTGGTAATGAAAAAGTACGTTACAGATGAAGTGATGTATAAAAAAAGCGCCTACATTCTTCTGATACATCTGGCCATAATGACGGTTGTGGCCCTCGGGCTCTGGGGATCTGAAACCGGGACAACTGCACCTTCGCCCGAAGCCTACCAGGAATTCGACTCAAAGTTCAGATGGATCATGATCGGCATATCGGTTATCTTCATGTTCATATTCCGCGACAGGATATTTAACAGGAGCTCATTTTATATGCCTCTAATGATTGGAGCCGTAGTGCTGGCAGCCGCATACCCGGGCATTGTAAAAGGTTTTCCGGCATTGCTGCTTTGGATTTTCGGGCCCGATCCGATTGTTAACATGATTGTGTATATAATTATTCTGGCCGGACTGGCTTACCTCTCGTACTGGACAATTAAGAACAAAAAGCCTCTGTTAAACCTGTCCTCTTTGTGCCTGTTGTTTGCCCTTATAGGTTTTTCCACCTATTCCATGATAATAATAAGGGCAACACAGGAGCCTCCGATGAATGAAAATGACCCTGAGACTTTCAGGGAGCTGGATTCTTATCTGGGGCGCGAGCAGTATGGCGACTTCCCTGCCTTTAAGAGGAGGTTTTCTTCGGAGCCTCACCAGCAGGCAATTTATACCGAATACTCGAGTGACCTGGATTTTCTCTGGAAGTACCAGATTAATCATATGTATAACAGGTACCTCTTATGGAACTTTGTCGGGCGCCAGTCATACATTCAGGATGCCGGCGTAAGCGTTAAAGACTACTTTGCCATTCCATTTATCTTTGGCCTTTTAGGCCTGTACTTTTATTTCAGGAAGGACTGGAAAATGGCCTCGGCATTTCTGATACTGTTTATTTTCATGGGCTACCTTATCGCATTCTACCAGAACCAGCAGGAGCCGCAGCCGAGAGAAAGAGATTACTTTTATCCGGGAGCCCTTTTTGTCTTCTGCCTTTGGATTGCTGTAGGCGTAAAAGAAGTGATGGAAGTAATAAGGGAGAAGCTGCGCGGCAGGACGTATGAAAAGGCAGCCTTGTTCGGTTTTCTAACGCTGGCATTTTTGTTTATACCTTTGCGTATGCTGCAGGTAAATTATTTTACACACGACCGCTCGCGCGACTGGGTGCCGTGGGACATGTCGTACAACCTTCTTCAGAGCTGTCAGACTAATTCAATTTTGTTTACAAACGGCGATAACGATACATTCCCCCTCTGGTTTTTGCAGTATGTTGAAGGAATAAGGCGCGACGTCAGGATTGTAAACCTTAGCCTTGCAAATACGGACTGGTACATCAGGCAGCTGAAGCACACGAAGCCTTATGGAACTCCGGAGGTCAAATTCAGCCTTAGCGACGAGCAGATTGAAGGCATTGAACCTATGCAGTGGCAGCCGCAGAACGTTTCAATACCTGTAAGCCCCCAGGTAATTAAGGACTACGGTGTTAAAGACACATCAGTGTTAAGAACAGGCAGAATCACCTTCAGGATGAACAATACACTTCAGTACGGCAGCGTAAAGGTAATTAGAGTGCAGGATATTGTAGTAAAAGACATCGTTACTTCAAACGCCTGGCAGCGCCCGATATATTTTGCAGCCACAACGCCCAGAGACGCGAAGATAGGGCTGGACGACTACCTGCAGACCGAAGGGCTGGCCTCAAGGCTCATGCCCGACAGGGGCTTAAGGGGAATGGAAGCCGTAAATGAGCCGGTAATGCGACAGCAGCTTCTGCAGCAGAATCCCTCTTTCTCAAAAGATTACAAGCCGGGCTTTAAGTTCCGCGGGATAAATACAAAAGGGATATTCTACGATGAGACCCACATGAGGATGATACAAAGCTGCAGGATACCTTTTCTTCAGCTGGCATACTATTACACAAACATTGCCCATAACAGCCCTATGTGTATTAAGGCGCTGGACGAGATGGAAAGGACAATACCGCAGGATTTAATTGAGATAGATTACAGAAGCCTCTACGATATAGCAAATCTTTACAGGGCTGCCGGGGCACAGGACAGGTTCCGCCAGACGGCAGCTAAAGTAGAAGCTGAAGCCCTCAGGGAAGTTGACCTCCAGTCATCCAATCCTCAGGCGGCAATAGAGGCTTACAGGATCCTGGAGGACTTATACGTAAGCCTTAAAAATTACGATAAGGCTGTAAATCTCCTCCAGAGGCTGCAGAATTATTATCCCGGGGATACATCAATTAAAGATGAGATAGACAGGATAAACAGATTAAAACAGACACCTTAAAAACAAAAAAGGCTGCCTAGGGCAGCCTTTTTTCCCAAAAAGAAGACCTCCTCAGGAAGCAAAATAATTCCTACAAATAGAAAAAATGTTGATCCCCGCCATATGGATTTCAGAGTTGTTTTTTTTATATTGTCTCTAAGATAGAAATTTTATGCAGCAGGGCTTAAGTCATGAAAATATTTAACGCATTTATACTTGTGCTTCTTATAATTTTTTCTTCGTGTTCATCGTCAAAAGACTCTGCCGCGGGGGAAGTAAAGACAATTAAGGGCAGGGTTTTCGTGGTTGGAAATTCTCCTTTTACACATATGGCACTTCAGACTGATTCCACAACCGTCTACCTTCTTGACTGCAGCAAGGATATACAGAAGCAGCTGTCGGAACACCAGGGAAACTTTGCGGAAGTTTCCTATAGCGGTACCGTAGAGACACCGGATGGAAAGGCGTTAAAAGTCATAGGAGCAAGCCTGCTTCCCCAAAAAGTCCCTGATTGAGACAAGGTGTTCCGTCTAGTTAATTTGAGAACAATGCCGATAATTATGTTTTATACCCGGATACAGCTGTGTGATTATTTACATCTATTTATAACCCAGACAAAGAGGTACACATGCGACTTTTTTCGACACTATTTCTGTTGGTCAGTTTAGCTATTTCCCCTGTTTTTGCCCAGGTCAGGCTTCCCATGTCAGAAAGGAACACCGGCGGGAGCTATCCGATAGACGGGACACACCTGCTTGAAGAGCAGGAGCGGATGGTAAGTGAATACATTAAGCAGCACCCCGATGAAATGGCAAAGATGAGGCTCAGCAAGACTGGCCCCTGGAACTTCACTGTAAACTCACATTATACCTGGTGGTCGCAGGATTTCGCACCCAACGGCAGCTACTATCAGGTTCCTTCCACATGCCGCAAAGTAGGAACAAACTGCTATATTTTCGTTGAGGATGCAATCTGGAACAGCCGCGTAAATCAGGCGGCGGTTGACTCTGTAGCTCTTTATTTTGACAAGAAGACCCCGGCTAATCCCAATATGGGAATTTTTCAGAGCGATACTACTGCCTTCGGCAGCCCATATGACGTTGATGGTGATCCAAGGATAATTATTCTAATTGAGGACATAAAGGACGGCTACAATGGATCTGGCGGCTATATTGCCGGTTACTTCACAAGTTTAAATGAAACCGGGATGACATATAGTAACCGCGCCGAGATGTACTATCTGGACGGAAACCCTGGCGACCTATCAACCGAAGGGGGGATTTACCAGGCAATTTCCACAACAGCGCACGAGTTCCAGCACATGATATTCTGGCATCTCCAGGGCACGAAGCAGCCCACTTTTATAAACGAAGGCTGCTCAATGCTTGCAGAAATTAACGCAGGCTTTGCCGCAAGAGGACAGGGCGGGCAGTACGGCTATAACAACGAGACTAACTACTACCTTATGGGCTGGCGTGGAGTAGATGATGACAATACGCTGATCGATTATTCGCGCGCATCCAGGTTTTTCCTTTACCTGAGAGATCAGTTCGGGATGGGGATTTTTAAGAAGATCGTTAATTCAAAGCAAGTTGGCTCAGCATGCTTCAACGATGCATTTGCACAGATGGGATCAGCTCTTAAGCTTTCAGACGTCTTTACGAATTTTATTATGGCCAATATTGTTGACAACAGGTCACTGAATGCGGCTTATGGTTACGTCTATCCAAACCTGCCAAAGCCAACAGGAACTGTTTTTGCCAATCCGAATGTCTCCTCCAGCAGCAGCCTGCACTACCTGGCAGGAGAATACCTAACGTTCAATAACGGCAGGAATCTGAATATCACTTTTAATTCCTCAAACAGCAGCCTGAAAGTTATGGCACTCGAATCGGGGCCATCAGGCAGCAGAATTCAGAATGTTGCCTTAGGAACGCCATTCAGTGAGCCCCAGTTTGGAGCCGGGTATACGACTGTTACATTTGCTGTAATAAATCCTATTGAAAGCAGTGACAACTCAGCTTCCGTAAATTATTCTTACACTTCCACCGGATCGGCCGCTTCCCAAATGGAGCTGAAGTGGGATGACGAAGAACCGACCGGATACTATGTATTCAGCCCAAAAGATACAGTCTGTGTCACATTTGACGCAGTACTGGGCGGACACCTGGACTCGATAAGAGTTGCATTAAGAAAAGCCGGTTCCATAGAAGGCGGAGTGTGGGAGTCAACAGGTAAGTCAAGGCCCACGCCGCTTGGAAAAAAGCTGGCCTCACTTACTGCATCTACCACCTTATCACCTTCTGTTCCCTATCCTGTTCCATGGCCTAACTGGAGAGGAGTTGACTTAAGGCAGAAGAATATATCAACCGACAAGCCGTTTGCGGTTGGATTTGTTTTTGGAGATAATCCCGGTGCACCCGGGGTGATGATTACCAGGCACAGTGGGACCGATCCGTACCATAGCTACACATACTTTACTCCTTCTGAAAACCCTGCCAACTGGTATTTCCTGTCGGACGGGGCTAATAATGATTCTGTGGCCATATATATGATACGGGCTTATGTAAGCTTCGGGGCAACAGATGTACAGGAAGTGGCAGGATCTGTAAAACCTTCAAAATATTCTTTGTCGCAGAATTACCCGAATCCCTTTAACCCTGTCACTACTATACGTTATCAGATCCCTCAGTCAGGGTTCGTAACGCTGAAGGTTTATGACATGCTTGGGCATGAGGTAAGAAGCCTTGTTGAAAAGGATCAGACAGCAGGAGAATATACTGCAACATTTGACGGGAAGAACCTTGCCTCAG
The sequence above is drawn from the Ignavibacteria bacterium genome and encodes:
- a CDS encoding T9SS type A sorting domain-containing protein: MSERNTGGSYPIDGTHLLEEQERMVSEYIKQHPDEMAKMRLSKTGPWNFTVNSHYTWWSQDFAPNGSYYQVPSTCRKVGTNCYIFVEDAIWNSRVNQAAVDSVALYFDKKTPANPNMGIFQSDTTAFGSPYDVDGDPRIIILIEDIKDGYNGSGGYIAGYFTSLNETGMTYSNRAEMYYLDGNPGDLSTEGGIYQAISTTAHEFQHMIFWHLQGTKQPTFINEGCSMLAEINAGFAARGQGGQYGYNNETNYYLMGWRGVDDDNTLIDYSRASRFFLYLRDQFGMGIFKKIVNSKQVGSACFNDAFAQMGSALKLSDVFTNFIMANIVDNRSLNAAYGYVYPNLPKPTGTVFANPNVSSSSSLHYLAGEYLTFNNGRNLNITFNSSNSSLKVMALESGPSGSRIQNVALGTPFSEPQFGAGYTTVTFAVINPIESSDNSASVNYSYTSTGSAASQMELKWDDEEPTGYYVFSPKDTVCVTFDAVLGGHLDSIRVALRKAGSIEGGVWESTGKSRPTPLGKKLASLTASTTLSPSVPYPVPWPNWRGVDLRQKNISTDKPFAVGFVFGDNPGAPGVMITRHSGTDPYHSYTYFTPSENPANWYFLSDGANNDSVAIYMIRAYVSFGATDVQEVAGSVKPSKYSLSQNYPNPFNPVTTIRYQIPQSGFVTLKVYDMLGHEVRSLVEKDQTAGEYTATFDGKNLASGIYLYRLTQGSFTETKKLILMK
- a CDS encoding DUF2752 domain-containing protein; amino-acid sequence: MKEFRQGFFIVWAALSIAALFILTVPFVLPESTIYKITPVCESKRLGLGQCPLCGMTTAFIEISKGDFTNAFNSNRASLALYSLLVLNQLVFLGRFAFKKLYFRKLFIRL
- a CDS encoding PAS domain-containing protein: MKTENTDMLPESQKEELERLRKRVKDLENIEAENKVILQELAFEKDLLFSLMNNIPDTIYFKDKDSRFVRVNRAQAQVLGLNDPEEAIGKSDFDFFTKKHASEAFKDEKNIIDTGKALISKVEKIRRADGQYRYVSATKVPITDYRGNYIGIVGISRDVTEVRKAEDKIKKYSEELAKSNSSKDKFFSIIAHDLKSPFTSLLGISDFLASHINELAIEEVKVLSESISKSANGVFRLLENLLQWARLQTGRLKFSPEILKLNDIFYSVIELYQDQIQKKEIILENRIPAQIMVFADKNMTAAVVRNLVSNALKFTKPGGRIALFSSVQNDMVNVSVCDEGVGIPEAVKEKLFRIDECVSTEGTAKEKGTGLGLVLSKEFVEKNGGTIRVESVPGQGSEFTFSLRLAQE
- a CDS encoding DUF2723 domain-containing protein; translation: MKNKTLQRTVGLVVFLITAVIYFLTVQPSVSFWDPGEIASASYSLMVPHPPGGPMWLIIGRVFSMIPFAGSIGLRINSFSVLASCFSVLLLYLVAVKIIESYRGREYRNMAEALLTYIPAAIGALAYAFCDTFWFNALEANYFAVSTLLYSLVVWLMMLWHERYNSPDNEKYIILMAYIIGISAGVHLMSMLAILTFVGVVVMKKYVTDEVMYKKSAYILLIHLAIMTVVALGLWGSETGTTAPSPEAYQEFDSKFRWIMIGISVIFMFIFRDRIFNRSSFYMPLMIGAVVLAAAYPGIVKGFPALLLWIFGPDPIVNMIVYIIILAGLAYLSYWTIKNKKPLLNLSSLCLLFALIGFSTYSMIIIRATQEPPMNENDPETFRELDSYLGREQYGDFPAFKRRFSSEPHQQAIYTEYSSDLDFLWKYQINHMYNRYLLWNFVGRQSYIQDAGVSVKDYFAIPFIFGLLGLYFYFRKDWKMASAFLILFIFMGYLIAFYQNQQEPQPRERDYFYPGALFVFCLWIAVGVKEVMEVIREKLRGRTYEKAALFGFLTLAFLFIPLRMLQVNYFTHDRSRDWVPWDMSYNLLQSCQTNSILFTNGDNDTFPLWFLQYVEGIRRDVRIVNLSLANTDWYIRQLKHTKPYGTPEVKFSLSDEQIEGIEPMQWQPQNVSIPVSPQVIKDYGVKDTSVLRTGRITFRMNNTLQYGSVKVIRVQDIVVKDIVTSNAWQRPIYFAATTPRDAKIGLDDYLQTEGLASRLMPDRGLRGMEAVNEPVMRQQLLQQNPSFSKDYKPGFKFRGINTKGIFYDETHMRMIQSCRIPFLQLAYYYTNIAHNSPMCIKALDEMERTIPQDLIEIDYRSLYDIANLYRAAGAQDRFRQTAAKVEAEALREVDLQSSNPQAAIEAYRILEDLYVSLKNYDKAVNLLQRLQNYYPGDTSIKDEIDRINRLKQTP
- a CDS encoding glutathione-dependent formaldehyde dehydrogenase, whose amino-acid sequence is MKAVVFHGSGDIRVEVVKDPEIKNSGDAIIKVTSTAICGSDLHLYDGYIPTTEKGDIFGHEFMGEVVEKGNDVKKLNVGDRVVVPFPISCGECYYCRQQQYSLCDNSNPNRKMAEKVYGYSPAGIYGYSHLFGGIPGGQAEYVRVPYADVGPIKVNNGFTDEQVLFLSDIFPTGYMAAENCALKGGETVAVWGCGPVGQMTIQSLFLLGAGRVIAIDRVPYRLQMAERLSKAEVINYDEDKNVIERLKDMTGGRGPDCCIDAVGMESHGSGLMGFYDRAKQAVRLESDRPTALREAIQACRKGGVVSIPGVFGGVADKIPLGAAFNKGLTLKMGQTHVQKYMAPLLKMIEDGKIDPSQIITHRIKIEDAPRGYAIFRNKEDNCVKVVMKP
- a CDS encoding GNAT family N-acetyltransferase, producing the protein MIELRQFTREDFHQLIDWITSPILLYQWAGTIFTFPLTTSQLENYIREAEKPGPPRLIFTVGDALTKKSLGHIELNSIDRKNGSACICRVLVGPENFRGKGIGQEMMRKILEVGFEDLNLHRIELNVFDFNTSAIACYEKAGFVREGFHRDVRRVGDEYWSLYRMSILKDEWERSNN
- a CDS encoding zinc ribbon domain-containing protein, which codes for MPTYDYKCTECGYSFEYFQKMTDSLLEECPQCHGKLKRLIGPGAGPIFKGTGFYQTDYKNKGNGSGSSKSKSVSIPKNISTSSDTK